The following coding sequences lie in one Glycine max cultivar Williams 82 chromosome 19, Glycine_max_v4.0, whole genome shotgun sequence genomic window:
- the LOC102661813 gene encoding uncharacterized protein: MAEPSSDAATASATRKNKADPGWKYCHSLVEGDTNTIVCNFCGKITKGGITRAKQHLIGKSGNVAACKKTPPNVIEELKEYMATKKSGTTYSTSGSGNMANIRDFEFGESIGCDGSEEDEFADSCNAAASAKTKCGTKKGPMDKFCKNPENAINRRKMEMLRQMNIRESMDKNEVLKVHQHIARFWYQASLSFNLIKLKSFENMVAAIGQYGPHLPIPSYHDIRVPLLKKEVEYTENLMKGHREQWVKYGCTIMYDAWTDRKQRCIINFLINSQAGTMFLKSVDGSDFVKTGEKLFELLDAIVEEVGEENVVQVVTDNGSNYVLAGKLLEEKRKHIYWTPCAAHCIDLMLEDIGKLPLIRKTIRRAINLVGFIYAHSSTLSLLRNFTNKRELVRHAITRFATSYLTLERLHKEKANIRKMFTSDEWTLNKLSKEPKGKEAAKVVLMPSFWNSVVYTLKVMAPLVKVLRLVDGERKPAMGYIYEAMDKAKETIMKSFNNNESKYKDVFEIIDKRWNCQLHRPLHAAAHFLNPEFFYDNTDLEFDFEVTNGLFECIKKLIPQFDVQQKILTELHLYKIGVDHFGSDFAMAQRKTHSPTYWWRMFGSQTPNLQKLAIKILSLTCSASGCERNWSVFEQVIVTKL; encoded by the exons ATGGCTGAACCATCATCCGATGCTGCTACTGCAAGTGCAACGAGGAAAAATAAGGCAGACCCAGGCTGGAAATATTGCCATTCACTAGTGGAAGGAGATACAAACAccattgtttgtaatttttgtgGAAAAATCACTAAGGGAGGAATAACCCGAGCCAAACAACACCTGATTGGGAAGTCGGGCAACGTTGCAGCTTGCAAGAAAACTCCCCCAAATGTAATCGAAGAGTTGAAGGAATATATGGCTACAAAAAAAAGTGGGACCACTTACAGTACTTCTGGCAGTGGTAATATGGCAAATATAAGAGATTTTGAATTTGGTGAATCGATTGGATGTGATGGAAGTGAAGAAGATGAGTTTGCGGACTCTTGTAATGCTGCTGCAAGTGCAAAGACAAAGTGTGGGACTAAAAAAGGACCAATGGACAAATTCTGTAAGAATCCAGAAAATGCAATCAATCGGAGAAAAATGGAGATGCTGAGGCAAATGAACATAAGAGAGTCAATGGATAAGAATGAAGTATTGAAGGTGCATCAACATATTGCTCGCTTTTGGTACCAAGCAAGTTTGTCATTCAACCTCATTAAATTGAAAAGCTTTGAGAACATGGTTGCAGCCATTGGTCAATATGGGCCACATTTGCCCATTCCTAGCTATCATGACATCAGAGTTCCACTCTTGAAGAAGGAAGTTGAATATACTGAAAATTTGATGAAAGGCCATAGGGAGCAATGGGTCAAGTATGGTTGTACTATTATGTATGATGCATGGACTGATCGGAAACAAAGatgcatcattaattttttgattaacTCTCAAGCTGGTACCATGTTTTTGAAGTCTGTTGATGGCTCTGATTTTGTGAAGACAGGTGAAAAGCTTTTTGAGTTGCTTGATGCCATTGTGGAGGAAGTTGGAGAAGAGAATGTTGTTCAAGTTGTAACCGATAATGGGAGCAACTATGTTTTAGCGGGTAAGTTGTTGGAGGAGAAAAGGAAACATATTTATTGGACTCCTTGTGCAGCTCATTGTATTGATTTGATGCTTGAAGATATTGGGAAGCTTCCCTTGATAAGGAAGACCATTAGAAGGGCAATTAATCTAGTTGGGTTTATCTATGCCCATTCTAGTACCTTAAGTTTGTTGAGAAATTTTACAAACAAGAGGGAATTGGTGAGACATGCTATTACTAGATTTGCCACTTCTTATCTAACCTTGGAAAGGCTTCACAAAGAGAAAGCCAATATTAGAAAAATGTTTACTTCTGACgaatggaccttgaacaagctatCTAAGGAGCCTAAGGGAAAAGAAGCTGCAAAGGTAGTGCTCATGCCTTCTTTTTGGAATAGTGTGGTTTACACTCTTAAAGTCATGGCTCCACTTGTGAAAGTGCTTCGTCTTGTGGATGGTGAAAGGAAACCAGCCATGGGCTATATTTATGAAGCAATGGACAAggcaaaagaaacaattatGAAGTCTTTCAACAACAATGAAAGCAAGTACAAAGATGTGTTTGAAATCATTGATAAAAGATGGAATTGTCAGCTTCATAGGCCATTGCATGCAGCTGCCCACTTCTTAAATCCAGAGTTCTTTTATGACAACACTGACTTAGAGTTTGATTTTGAGGTCACCAATGGTTTGTTTGAGTGCATTAAGAAGTTGATTCCACAATTTGATGTGCAACAGAAAATTCTAACCGAGTTGCATCTTTACAAGATTGGTGTTGACCACTTTGGTTCCGACTTTGCAATGgctcaaaggaaaacccattctcCTA CATATTGGTGGCGAATGTTTGGGTCACAAACTCCAAATTTGCAGAAGCTGGCTATTAAGATTTTGAGTTTGACTTGCAGTGCTTCAGGATGTGAAAGAAATTGGAGTGTGTTTGAGCAAGTAATTGTGACAAAACTCTaa